One window of Pectobacterium carotovorum genomic DNA carries:
- the radA gene encoding DNA repair protein RadA produces MAKAVKRAFVCNECGADYPRWQGQCSACHAWNTITEVRLASASVSRSDRLTGYAGESAGVSRVQKLSEISLEALPRFSTGFQEFDRVLGGGVVPGSAILIGGNPGAGKSTLLLQTLCKLSENMKTLYVTGEESLQQVAMRAHRLNLPTQNLNMLSETSIEQICLIAEQEQPKLMVIDSIQVMHLADIQSSPGSVAQVRETAAYLTRFAKTRGVAIIMVGHVTKDGSLAGPKVLEHCIDCSVLLDGDADSRFRTLRSHKNRFGAVNELGVFAMTEQGLREISNPSAIFLSRGDEVTSGSSVMVVWEGTRPLLVEIQALVDQSMMANPRRVAVGLEQNRLAILLAVLHRHGGLQMSDQDVFVNVVGGVKVTETSADLALLLSLVSSFRDRPLPQDLVIFGEVGLAGEIRPVPSGQERITEAAKHGFKRAIVPHANMPKKAPASMQVFGVKKLADALAILDDL; encoded by the coding sequence GTGGCAAAAGCCGTCAAACGGGCGTTTGTATGTAATGAATGCGGGGCTGACTACCCGCGCTGGCAAGGGCAGTGCAGCGCCTGCCATGCCTGGAATACCATTACCGAAGTCCGTCTGGCCTCGGCGTCTGTGTCACGTTCCGACCGTCTCACTGGCTATGCAGGTGAAAGCGCTGGCGTCAGCCGGGTACAAAAGCTCTCAGAAATCAGTCTTGAAGCGCTGCCTCGCTTTTCTACCGGCTTTCAGGAGTTTGACCGCGTTCTGGGCGGCGGCGTCGTTCCGGGCAGCGCCATTCTGATCGGCGGTAACCCCGGCGCAGGCAAGAGTACCCTGCTGCTGCAAACGCTCTGTAAACTGTCAGAAAATATGAAAACCCTGTACGTCACCGGTGAAGAATCACTACAGCAGGTAGCAATGCGGGCGCACAGACTCAACCTGCCGACCCAGAATCTCAACATGCTGTCGGAAACCAGCATCGAACAGATTTGCCTGATTGCCGAGCAGGAACAGCCGAAGCTGATGGTGATCGACTCCATTCAGGTCATGCACCTCGCCGATATCCAATCGTCCCCCGGCAGCGTGGCGCAGGTGCGTGAAACCGCCGCCTACCTAACGCGCTTCGCCAAAACGCGCGGCGTTGCTATCATCATGGTCGGCCACGTCACCAAAGACGGTTCGCTCGCCGGGCCAAAAGTATTGGAACACTGCATCGACTGCTCCGTGCTGCTGGATGGCGATGCCGATTCCCGCTTCCGCACGCTGCGCAGCCATAAAAACCGTTTCGGCGCCGTTAATGAGCTGGGCGTGTTCGCCATGACGGAACAGGGTCTACGCGAGATCAGCAATCCGTCGGCGATTTTCCTCAGCCGCGGAGACGAAGTCACGTCCGGCAGTTCGGTCATGGTGGTGTGGGAAGGCACGCGTCCGCTGCTGGTCGAAATTCAGGCGCTGGTGGATCAATCGATGATGGCTAACCCGCGTCGCGTGGCGGTTGGACTGGAGCAAAATCGCTTAGCGATTCTGCTGGCGGTACTGCATCGTCACGGCGGCTTGCAGATGTCGGATCAGGATGTGTTCGTGAATGTCGTCGGCGGAGTGAAAGTCACCGAAACCAGTGCCGATCTGGCGCTACTGCTATCGCTGGTCTCCAGCTTCCGCGACCGCCCGCTGCCGCAAGATCTGGTCATCTTCGGTGAAGTCGGTCTGGCGGGCGAAATTCGTCCGGTTCCCAGCGGGCAAGAGCGGATCACCGAAGCCGCCAAGCATGGCTTCAAACGCGCCATCGTTCCTCACGCCAATATGCCGAAGAAAGCTCCTGCTAGCATGCAGGTGTTCGGCGTGAAAAAGCTAGCCGACGCGCTCGCAATCCTCGACGATCTCTAA
- the serB gene encoding phosphoserine phosphatase, translating into MSNSLTYRDLPDEINCWPGLPLSLSGDEVMPLDYRAGDTGWLIYSDVLDKNLISRYQRKLGSAMVIVSAWSVGDYQVVRLAGTLTPRATKLAHELGIDVAAMRNAPTLRSPGLLVMDMDSTAIQIECIDEIAKLAGTGELVAEVTERAMRGELDFADSLRQRVGTLKGADANILQTVRKNLPLMPGLRNMVSQLQEAGWHVAIASGGFTYFADYLRDELGLVAAVANELGMQDGKLTGDVIGTIVDAKYKATTLQQLAEKLEIPMHQTVAIGDGANDLPMIKAASLGIAYHAKPKVNEQSAVTIRHADLSGVLCILSGSMRHEKR; encoded by the coding sequence ATGTCGAATAGTCTGACCTATCGTGATCTCCCTGATGAGATCAACTGTTGGCCGGGACTGCCATTATCACTAAGCGGTGACGAAGTGATGCCGCTTGACTACCGCGCTGGCGACACCGGCTGGCTTATTTATAGCGACGTCCTCGATAAAAACCTGATTTCCCGCTACCAGCGTAAACTGGGAAGTGCGATGGTGATCGTGAGCGCTTGGAGCGTGGGCGATTATCAGGTCGTACGCTTGGCTGGCACGCTGACGCCACGCGCAACTAAGCTGGCCCACGAACTGGGCATCGATGTCGCGGCAATGCGTAACGCGCCAACGCTGCGTTCGCCGGGTTTACTGGTGATGGACATGGATTCCACCGCGATTCAGATCGAATGTATTGATGAAATCGCCAAACTAGCGGGTACAGGCGAACTGGTCGCTGAAGTTACCGAACGCGCGATGCGTGGCGAGCTGGATTTCGCTGACAGTTTGCGCCAGCGCGTAGGGACATTAAAAGGTGCCGACGCCAATATTTTACAGACGGTGCGTAAAAATCTGCCGCTGATGCCGGGCCTGCGTAATATGGTTAGTCAGCTTCAGGAAGCAGGCTGGCACGTCGCGATTGCATCGGGCGGGTTTACCTATTTTGCTGATTATTTACGTGATGAGTTAGGTCTGGTCGCCGCCGTTGCCAACGAATTAGGCATGCAAGACGGCAAGCTGACTGGCGACGTCATCGGCACGATTGTCGATGCAAAATATAAAGCGACCACGCTGCAACAGCTGGCGGAAAAGCTGGAAATCCCAATGCATCAGACCGTTGCGATTGGCGACGGCGCAAATGATCTACCGATGATCAAGGCAGCCAGCTTAGGCATTGCCTATCACGCCAAACCGAAGGTCAATGAGCAATCTGCGGTGACCATCCGTCATGCCGACCTGAGTGGTGTACTATGCATCCTCAGCGGCAGCATGAGACACGAAAAGCGTTAA
- a CDS encoding YtjB family periplasmic protein, with protein MVRAQVKFRLHRTAIVLICFALLVVLMQGASYFSLSHQMVRSEQVEDLARTLSRQVAYSLSSLMGSVDDNSQKINTILKQLTDHSRILDAGVYQQDGSLVAHVGEQVQLRDRLALDGNRVGSYFNHQLVQPIEGKEGPIGFLRITLDTHVLATEARQVDNTTNILRLMILLSLAIGIILTRTLLQNRRTRWQQSPYLLTASTPVKEEGDEVESDTQPDSGAIVKKDGEEKSL; from the coding sequence ATGGTTCGCGCCCAGGTGAAATTTCGTCTACACCGCACGGCAATTGTGCTGATTTGCTTCGCTCTGCTAGTGGTATTAATGCAAGGTGCGTCCTATTTCAGTTTGAGCCACCAGATGGTGCGATCTGAGCAGGTTGAAGATCTGGCGCGTACGCTCTCCAGACAGGTGGCTTACAGCCTTTCGTCGCTGATGGGTAGCGTCGATGATAATAGTCAAAAGATTAATACCATCCTCAAGCAGCTTACCGATCATAGCCGCATTCTGGATGCTGGTGTGTATCAACAGGACGGTTCGCTGGTAGCGCATGTCGGTGAACAGGTGCAACTGCGAGACCGGCTGGCGCTGGACGGCAATCGTGTCGGTAGCTACTTTAACCACCAACTGGTGCAGCCGATTGAAGGAAAAGAAGGCCCGATCGGGTTCCTGCGCATCACCTTAGATACCCATGTGCTGGCGACCGAAGCCCGACAGGTAGATAACACCACCAATATTCTGCGTCTGATGATTCTACTTTCACTGGCTATCGGCATTATTCTGACCCGAACGCTGTTGCAGAATCGTCGTACCCGCTGGCAGCAGTCGCCTTACCTTCTCACGGCCAGTACGCCAGTGAAAGAAGAAGGGGATGAGGTAGAAAGCGACACGCAGCCGGACAGCGGCGCGATAGTGAAAAAAGACGGGGAAGAGAAAAGTCTCTGA
- the prfC gene encoding peptide chain release factor 3, which yields MSPSEYAREVSKRRTFAIISHPDAGKTTITEKVLLFGQAIQTAGTVKGRGSNQHAKSDWMEMEKQRGISITTSVMQFPYRECLVNLLDTPGHEDFSEDTYRTLTAVDCCLMVIDAAKGVEDRTRKLMEVTRLRDTPILTFMNKLDRDIRDPMEVLDEVESELKIACAPITWPIGCGKLFKGVYHLYKDETYLYQTGKGHTIQEVRIVKGLDNPELDTAVGEELAAQLREELELVQGASHEFELDAFLAGELTPVFFGTALGNFGVDHMLDGLVAWAPAPMPRKTDTREVTAAEEKFTGFVFKIQANMDPKHRDRVAFMRVVSGRYEKSMKLRQVRTGKDVVISDALTFMAGDRSHIEEAYPGDIIGLHNHGTIQIGDTFTQGEDMKFTGIPNFAPELFRRIRLRDPLKQKQLLKGLVQLSEEGAVQVFRPLTNNDLIVGAVGVLQFDVVVARLKTEYNVEAIYESVNVSTARWVECSDVKKFEEFKRKNEQHLALDGGDNLAYIAPTMVNLNLTRERYPEVKFHQTREH from the coding sequence ATGTCTCCAAGTGAATACGCCCGCGAAGTCTCCAAAAGAAGAACGTTCGCTATCATTTCTCACCCCGATGCCGGTAAAACCACGATTACCGAAAAGGTTCTGCTGTTCGGACAGGCGATCCAGACTGCCGGTACAGTAAAAGGGCGTGGTTCGAACCAGCATGCGAAATCCGACTGGATGGAGATGGAAAAGCAGCGTGGTATCTCCATCACCACGTCCGTGATGCAGTTTCCCTACCGCGAATGTCTGGTTAACCTGCTGGATACCCCAGGGCACGAAGACTTCTCCGAAGATACCTATCGTACGCTGACGGCGGTGGATTGCTGCCTGATGGTGATCGATGCCGCAAAAGGGGTCGAAGATCGTACGCGTAAGCTGATGGAAGTCACTCGGCTGCGCGACACCCCGATTCTGACGTTCATGAACAAACTTGACCGTGACATCCGCGATCCAATGGAAGTGCTGGATGAAGTCGAGAGCGAACTTAAGATCGCTTGTGCGCCAATTACCTGGCCGATTGGCTGCGGCAAATTGTTCAAAGGCGTGTACCACCTTTATAAAGACGAAACCTATCTGTATCAGACTGGTAAAGGCCATACGATTCAGGAAGTGCGCATCGTTAAAGGGCTGGATAACCCGGAACTGGATACCGCCGTTGGCGAAGAGCTGGCCGCACAACTGCGTGAAGAGCTGGAGTTGGTGCAAGGGGCATCGCACGAATTTGAACTGGATGCGTTTCTGGCAGGTGAACTGACGCCAGTCTTCTTTGGTACGGCGCTGGGCAACTTCGGCGTTGACCACATGCTGGATGGCTTAGTCGCCTGGGCACCTGCGCCGATGCCGCGTAAAACGGATACCCGTGAAGTGACGGCGGCGGAAGAGAAATTCACCGGTTTTGTGTTCAAGATTCAGGCCAATATGGACCCGAAACACCGTGACCGCGTGGCGTTTATGCGCGTGGTGTCCGGAAGATATGAAAAGAGCATGAAGCTGCGTCAGGTGCGTACGGGCAAAGACGTGGTGATTTCAGATGCGCTGACCTTTATGGCGGGCGACCGTTCCCACATTGAAGAAGCCTACCCCGGCGATATCATTGGGTTACACAACCACGGCACTATCCAGATTGGCGATACGTTTACCCAGGGTGAAGACATGAAATTCACCGGTATCCCCAACTTTGCGCCGGAACTGTTCCGTCGTATCCGCCTGCGTGACCCGCTCAAGCAGAAACAGCTGCTTAAAGGGCTGGTACAGCTGTCCGAGGAAGGCGCGGTACAGGTCTTCCGTCCATTGACCAACAACGACCTTATCGTGGGTGCGGTCGGTGTGCTGCAGTTTGATGTGGTCGTTGCTCGTCTGAAAACGGAATACAACGTTGAGGCGATTTACGAGTCGGTGAACGTTTCTACCGCGCGCTGGGTTGAGTGCAGCGATGTGAAGAAGTTCGAAGAGTTTAAGCGTAAGAACGAACAGCATCTGGCACTGGATGGTGGTGATAATCTGGCCTATATCGCACCGACGATGGTAAACCTGAACCTGACGCGGGAACGCTATCCAGAAGTGAAGTTCCACCAAACGCGCGAGCATTAA
- the osmY gene encoding molecular chaperone OsmY has protein sequence MKKTKLTQSLIVVALGSILAGGAMAEETLGQKVERIADTTGAKIDSSANKASGYVSDSAITAKVKSALLEDKSITSSDISVETSNGVVTLSGFVGSQELSTRAVEITTQVEGVQSVSDKLQVKDNQSQSVGAYADDAVITSTIKAKLLADDIVPSRKVKVETQAGVVQLSGGVDNKAQSDRAESIAKAVDGVKSVKNDLTVK, from the coding sequence ATGAAAAAGACCAAATTGACACAATCGCTGATCGTAGTTGCTCTGGGTTCGATTCTGGCTGGCGGTGCCATGGCTGAAGAAACGTTAGGGCAGAAAGTAGAGCGTATCGCGGACACAACTGGTGCAAAAATCGATAGCTCCGCCAATAAAGCTTCTGGCTACGTCAGTGACAGCGCTATCACAGCAAAAGTGAAGAGTGCGTTGTTGGAAGACAAATCGATTACCAGCAGCGATATTTCCGTTGAAACATCAAATGGCGTCGTCACGCTGAGTGGCTTTGTCGGTAGTCAGGAATTGAGCACCCGCGCGGTAGAAATCACTACGCAGGTTGAGGGGGTCCAGTCTGTCAGCGATAAACTGCAGGTGAAAGATAATCAATCACAATCGGTTGGCGCGTATGCCGATGATGCCGTGATTACCAGCACCATTAAGGCCAAGCTGCTGGCGGATGACATTGTTCCGTCCCGTAAAGTGAAAGTTGAAACGCAGGCTGGCGTCGTACAACTGAGCGGCGGGGTGGATAACAAAGCGCAGTCCGACCGTGCTGAGAGTATTGCGAAGGCCGTCGACGGTGTGAAAAGCGTCAAGAACGACCTGACAGTTAAATAA
- a CDS encoding DUF1328 domain-containing protein has product MFRWGIIFLVIALIAAALGFGGLAGTAAGAAKIVFVVGIILFLVSLFTGRKRP; this is encoded by the coding sequence ATGTTTCGTTGGGGTATTATCTTTTTAGTTATCGCACTCATCGCGGCAGCACTGGGTTTCGGTGGATTAGCCGGCACAGCAGCTGGCGCGGCAAAAATCGTCTTTGTAGTCGGTATTATTCTGTTTCTGGTTAGCTTGTTCACGGGTCGAAAACGGCCGTAG
- a CDS encoding stress-response protein has product MNSDIVVGKWKQWKGNFLALWADWFDSDCAWLEGSNDYLSGVLQEGYGKAHEEVSSEKTTLH; this is encoded by the coding sequence ATGAATAGCGATATCGTTGTTGGCAAATGGAAACAGTGGAAAGGGAATTTCCTCGCGCTGTGGGCCGATTGGTTTGACAGCGACTGCGCCTGGCTGGAAGGGAGTAACGATTACCTGTCCGGTGTCTTGCAAGAGGGTTACGGAAAAGCGCACGAAGAGGTATCCTCAGAGAAAACCACGTTACACTGA